The following are from one region of the Phyllostomus discolor isolate MPI-MPIP mPhyDis1 chromosome 9, mPhyDis1.pri.v3, whole genome shotgun sequence genome:
- the CRNKL1 gene encoding crooked neck-like protein 1, protein MAASTAAGKQRIPKVAKVKNKAPAEVQITAEQLLREAKERELELLPPPPQQKITDEEELNDYKLRKRKTFEDNIRKNRTVISNWIKYAQWEESLKEIQRARSIYERALDVDYRNITLWLKYAEMEMKNRQVNHARNIWDRAITTLPRVNQFWYKYTYMEEMLGNIAGARQVFERWMEWQPEEQAWHSYINFELRYKEVDRGRTIYERFVLVHPDVKNWIKYARFEEKHGYSAHARKVYERAVEFFGDEHMDEHLYVAFAKFEENQKEFERVRVIYKYALDRISKQEAQDLFKNYTIFEKKFGDRRGIEDIIVSKRRFQYEEEVKANPHNYDAWFDYLRLVESDAEADTVREVYERAIANVPPIQEKRHWKRYIYLWINYALYEELEAKDPERTRQVYQASLELIPHKKFTFAKMWLLYAQFEIRQKNLPFARRALGTSIGKCPKNKLFKGYIELELQLREFDRCRKLYEKFLEFGPENCTSWIKFAELETILGDTERARAIYELAISQPRLDMPEVLWKSYIDFEIEQEETERTRNLYRRLLQRTQHVKVWISFAQFELSSGKEGSLAKCRQIYEEANKTMRNCEEKEERLMLLESWRRFEDEFGTASDKERVDKLMPERVKKRRKVQADDGSDAGWEEYYDYIFPEDAANQPNLKLLAMAKLWKKQQQEKEAAEQDPDKDMDENES, encoded by the exons ATGGCAGCCTCCACTGCGGCCGGGAAGCAGAGAATACCCAAAGTGGCCAAG gtaaaaaataaagccCCCGCTGAGGTGCAGATAACTGCTGAACAACTTTTAAGAGAAGCTAAAGAGAGAGAACTTGagcttcttccacctccacctcaACAGAAGATCACAGATGAAGAAGAATTAAATGATTATAAACTAAGGAAAAGGAAG ACTTTTGAAGATAACATAAGAAAAAACAGGACTGTGATTAGTAACTGGATAAAATATGCACAATGGGAAGAGAGTCTAAAGGAGATTCAAAG GGCTCGATCCATATATGAACGTGCTTTAGATGTGGACTATCGAAATATTACACTCTGGCTGAAATATGcggaaatggaaatgaagaatcGCCAGGTCAATCATGCCCGAAATATCTGGGACCGAGCCATAACAACTCTGCCTCGAGTcaaccaattttg GTACAAATACACGTACATGGAGGAGATGCTGGGAAATATTGCTGGTGCCCGGCAGGTGTTTGAACGCTGGATGGAATGGCAGCCTGAGGAGCAAGCCTGGCACTCCTACATCAACTTTGAGCTGCGATACAAAGAGGTGGATCGGGGCCGCACCATTTATGAACGAT TTGTACTTGTTCACCCTGATGTTAAGAACTGGATCAAGTATGCCCGCTTTGAAGAAAAACATGGCTATTCTGCCCATGCACGTAAAGTGTACGAGAGAGCTGTTGAATTCTTTGGAGATGAACATATGGATGAACACCTTTATGTTGCCTTTGCCAAATTtgaagaaaatcagaaagaa TTTGAAAGGGTACGAGTGATCTACAAGTATGCCCTGGATAGAATTTCAAAACAAGAAGCCCAAgacctctttaaaaattataccatCTTTGAGAAGAAGTTTGGAGATAGACGGGGTATTGAAGACATCATTGTGAGCAAACGGAGGTTCCAGTATGAAGAAGAAGTGAAG GCTAATCCACACAATTATGATGCATGGTTTGATTACTTGCGCTTGGTGGAAAGTGATGCAGAAGCAGACACTGTACGAGAAGTCTATGAAAGAGCTATTGCCAATGTTCCACCCATTCAGGAGAAGAGACATTGGAAGCGCTACATCTACCTTTGGATCAACTATGCACTCTACGAAGAACTGGAAGCAAAG GATCCTGAGAGGACAAGACAGGTGTATCAAGCCTCTTTGGAACTAATTCCTCATAAAAAG ttcACGTTTGCCAAAATGTGGTTACTATACGCACAATTTGAAATAAGACAGAAGAATTTACCATTTGCCAGAAGAGCATTG ggAACTTCCATAGGCAAATGTCCaaagaacaaattatttaaagGTTACATAGAATTGGAGCTACAGCTTCGAGAATTTGACAGATGCCGGAAGCTTTATGAAAAGTTCCTGGAATTTGGACCTGAAAATTGTACCTCTTGGATTAAATTTGCAGAATTAGAGACAATCCTTGGCGATACTGAGAGAGCCCGTGCAATCTATGAGTTAGCCATCAGCCAGCCACGCTTAGACATGCCAGAG GTGCTCTGGAAATCATATATTGATTTTGAAATTgagcaggaagaaacagaaagaacacGCAATCTTTATCGACGATTGCTTCAACGGACACAACATGTCAAG gtatggaTCAGTTTTGCTCAGTTTGAGTTGTCTTCAGGGAAAGAAGGCAGTTTGGCTAAATGCAGACAAATTTATGAAGAGGCTAACAAAACCATGCGTAactgtgaagaaaaagaagagagacttATGCTGCTGGAATCTTGGCGAAGATTTGAAGATGAATTTGGAACTGCATCAGATAAGGAGAGAGTGGACAAACTCATGCCAGAGAGAGtcaagaagagaaggaaagtcCAGGCTGATGATGGG TCTGATGCAGGCTGGGAAGAATACTATGATTACATCTTTCCAGAAGATGCTGCCAACCAGCCGAACCTCAAACTCCTGGCCATGGCCAAACTTTGGAAGAAACAGCAACAGGAAAAGGAGGCTGCCGAGCAGGACCCAGATAAGGACATGGATGAGAATGAATCTTGA